Proteins found in one Venturia canescens isolate UGA chromosome 8, ASM1945775v1, whole genome shotgun sequence genomic segment:
- the Cby gene encoding protein chibby homolog 1, translating to MLWYNKPKTALIRSQSCATFFSAMPFFTNKFSPKKIPTRKADVSLANKDLSPKRIERELGPDIGPIKLRLGDQEATFDEGLWIPETGKASGTFRENEKLRKEVKKLEEENNLLKLKFELLLDMLTETTAEVHMHRGELESLRNKLSYSKRTAT from the exons ATGCTGTGGTACAACAAACCCAAAACCGCATTAATCCGGTCACAATCATGCGCCACGTTTTTCAGCGCAATGCctttttttacgaataaattttcaccGAAAAAAATACCGACTCGAAAAGCAgacgtttcattggcgaacAAAGATCTCAGTCCGAAGAGAATCGAGAGGGAATTAGGCCCTGATATCGGACCGATAAAACTCCGTCTGGGCGATCAAGAAGCAACTTTCGACGAGGGCCTGTGGATTCCTGAAACTGGTAAAGCTAGTGGAACTTTCAGGGAGAACGAAAAACTGCGGAAAGAAGttaaaaaacttgaagaggaaaacaatttattgaAGTTGAAATTCGAACTGCTCCTCGACATG TTAACTGAAACAACGGCGGAGGTACATATGCATCGAGGCGAACTAGAGAGCTTGAGGAACAAATTATCTTACAGCAAACGCACCGCGACGTAA